In Spinacia oleracea cultivar Varoflay chromosome 5, BTI_SOV_V1, whole genome shotgun sequence, a single window of DNA contains:
- the LOC130461650 gene encoding uncharacterized protein yields MAIEERIGAPVRQSEILDICSCMHTCGMEDLKCVGNLFTWNNKQQGDKRVFSKIDRILANQAWQDSYPEAEVCFLPEGHFYHSPGLLTVYPGVDGGKKPFKYFTMWKASPVFTDTVQSAWNTQIRGSKMFIVVSKLKRFKLALKELNKTGFSDVQAADWKAYHELVEAQEAMHKNSTNMELADAELRAIQDYRVKHKIYWSF; encoded by the coding sequence ATGGCCATTGAGGAAAGGATTGGGGCTCCTGTGAGACAGAGTGAAATTTTGGATATTTGTAGTTGTATGCACACTTGTGGAATGGAAGATCTAAAGTGTGTTGGTAATCTGTTTACATGGAACAATAAACAACAAGGTGATAAGAGAGTGTTCTCAAAGATAGATAGAATTTTAGCTAATCAGGCATGGCAAGATAGCTACCCTGAAGCTGAAGTTTGCTTCTTACCTGAAGGACATTTTTATCACTCACCTGGTCTTCTCACTGTATATCCTGGAGTTGATGGGGGAAAGAAACCATTCAAGTATTTTACCATGTGGAAAGCCTCTCCTGTTTTTACTGACACTGTTCAGTCAGCCTGGAACACCCAGATTAGAGGGAGCAAAATGTTCATTGTAGTTAGCAAATTGAAGAGATTTAAGCTAGCACTCAAAGAGCTGAATAAAACTGGTTTTTCTGATGTTCAAGCTGCTGATTGGAAAGCTTATCATGAGCTAGTTGAGGCTCAAGAAGCTATGCATAAGAATTCCACTAATATGGAATTAGCTGATGCAGAATTAAGAGCCATTCAGGATTATAGAGTTAAGCACAAAATCTATTGGAGTTTTTGA
- the LOC130461652 gene encoding uncharacterized protein: MSNLTKLEFVPLDITGKNYLSWVSDAEIHLDAKDLGETIKQGNKATSQNKAKAMIFLRHHLHETQYREKGFKKYFELVSCLLVAEQNNELLMKNHKSRPTGSTPFPKANVTSHNGKEKYHANNSGRGRGQGRGRERGYRYGRGRGRCGSFKNSYPHQK; this comes from the exons ATGTCGAATCTTACAAAACTTGAATTTGTGCCCCTTGATATTACTGGAAAGAACTATTTGTCTTGGGTGTCAGATGCTGAAATTCACTTAGATGCAAAAGACCTTGGTGAAACAATCAAACAAGGAAATAAAGCAACAAGTCAAAACAAAGCTAAGGCTATGATATTTCTTCGCCATCACCTCCATGAG ACACAATACCGTGAAAAGGGATTTAAGAAatattttgaacttgtatcttgTCTCCTTGTGGCTGAGCAAAATAACGAGTTATTGATGAAAAATCATAAATCACGTCCAACTGGTTCTACTCCATTCCCTAAAGCGAATGTGACATCCCATAATGGGAAAGAAAAATATCATGCCAACAATAGTGGTCGAGGACGTGGTCAAGGACGTGGACGTGAACGTGGATATAGATATGGTCGAGGCCGAGGCCGATGTGGTTCTTTCAAGAACTCGTATCCACACCAGAAGTAG